Below is a genomic region from Paraburkholderia phenazinium.
CGCTGAAATCGCGTTCTATGCGAATCGCTCTCATCGAGCCTGACCCGCGCCACGCGGAACTGGTCGACCGGCTGATTTTCGCCGGCGGCCACGGCTGCCAACACTTCATCGCCAGCGAGCCGTTCCTGGTGCACGCGGCCAGCCAGTTCTTCGATCTCCTGTTGACCGATAGTTGGGCAGGCGACCGCTCTGCCGAAGATGTCATCCCTCGGGCGCGCAGCGTTCTGCCGGGCTTGCCGGTCATCATGCTGATGTCGGCGCCGCGCGAAAGTGAGATTGTCGCAGCACTTCATGCCGGCGCCGACGATTGTCTGGTTAAACCGGTACGTGGGCCGGAAATGCTAGCCCGTGTCGAGGCGCTGCTGCGACGCGCCGGACTGCGCCGTCCGCCCAACCGCCGGCTCGATGTGTTCGGCGGTTATGCATTCGACGCCGCGCACTTTACCGTTACATTCCTTGAACAGACAGTGGCACTAACCCCCAAGGAATTCCGTTTCGCGCTTCTACTGTTTATTAATGTGTCGCGGCCGGTGTCGCGTGTGCACATTCTCGAAACAGTCTGGGGCCGCCGGCGTGACGTAAGATCGCGTACGCTCGACACGCACGCGTCGCGGGTGCGCACCAAACTGCAGTTGCGGCCTGAGCATGGCTATTTGCTGACCCCGCTCTACGGCTATGGTTACCAGCTCGACGCAGTCCCGCCGGAACGCGCCGTGGGAGCCTGAAGCGGCCGTAGAACTGAAAGAAATGCGAAAACGCTATAATATTGGGCTAAACCATAGTCCCGCACATGCAGCTTCTAACGATCGGAATCAATCACCACACCGCGCCCGTCGCCTTGCGCGAACGCGTGGCGTTTCCGCTCGAACAGATCAAACCTGCATTGGCAACCTTCAAGGACATCTGGCTCGGCCCCGCCGCCCGGAGCGCGCCTGAAGCAGCCATTCTCTCCACCTGCAACCGCACCGAGCTCTATTGCGCGACCGACGATCATGCGGTCCGCGAGGCGGCTATCCAGTGGTTTTCGCAGTATCACAAGCTGCCGGTCAGTGAACTGGCGCCGCACGTGTACGCGCTGCCGCAGTCGGAAGCCGTGCGTCACGCGTTCCGGGTCGCGTCGGGGCTCGATTCGATGGTGCTGGGCGAGACGCAGATCGTCGGGCAAATGAAGGACGCCGTGCGCACGGCTTCGGAAGCCGGCGCCCTGGGCACCTATCTGAACCAGTTGTTCCAGCGCACCTTCGCGGTGGCGAAGGAAGTCCGCAGCACCACCGAAATCGGGGCGCAATCGGTTTCGATGGCGGCAGCAGCCGTGCGGCTCGCGCAGCGCATCTTCGACAAGGTGTCGAACCAGCGCGTGCTGTTCATCGGCGCGGGAGAAATGATCGAGCTGTGCGCGACGCACTTCGCGGCCCAGCAGCCGCGCGAGCTGGTGGTGGCGAACCGCACCGCGGAGCGCGGCACGCGACTCGCCGAGCGCTTCAACGGCCGGGCGATCCCGCTATCTGAACTGCCCACGCGGATGCACGAGTTCGACATCATCGTCTCGTGTACTGCTTCCACGTTGCCGATCATCGGTCTGGGCGCGGTCGAGCGCGCGGTGAAAGCGCGCCGCCACCGGCCTATTTTCATGGTCGACCTGGCGGTGCCGCGTGACATCGAGCCGGAAGTCGGCAAGCTTCAGGACGTGTTCCTCTACACCGTCGACGATCTCGGCGCCATCGTGCGTGAAGGCAACGCCTCGCGTCAGGCGGCGGTCGCACAGGCCGAAGCGATCATCGAAACCCGGGTGCAGAATTTCATGCAGTGGCTCGACGCGCGCAGCATCGTGCCGGTGATCCGTCATATGCATACGCAGGCGGATCTGCTGCGCCGGGCCGAAGTCGAACGCGCGCAAAAGGCGCTCGCGCGCGGCGAGGATCCGGCTGCCGTGATCGAGGCGCTGTCGCAGGCGCTGACCAACAAGCTGATCCATGGTCCGACGCACGCACTCAATCGCGCCAGCAGCGAGAATCGCGATAAGCTCATCGAACTGATGGGCGGTTTCTACAAACATTCCGGCTCTTCGGAACGTTAGCGGCGCTGCCGCTGCGCGCCGCCTCGCCATGTGAGTTCGCTTAGGCAGGCCGGCGCCAACCTCCAGGGCTTGCGCCCGCCTCCCCAGTTACGCCATCCTTTCCGGAGCCCGCTCCGTACCGTCCGATGAAAACGAGCATGCAAAGCAAGCTCGACCAGCTCACCACCCGGCTGGCCGAACTGAACGATCTGTTGAGCCGCGAGGACGTCACCTCGAATCTCGACCAATACCGCAAGCTGACGCGTGAACACGCCGAGCTCGGGCCGGTGGTCGAGCACTACGCGCTGTGGCGCCAGGCCAGCAACGACGCAATCACCGCGCAGGAACTGCTGGCGGACGCGGGAATGCGCGATTTCGCCGAAGAAGAGATCCGCGCGGCCCGCGAGCGGATGGAGCAACTCGGCGCCGAGCTGCAGAAAATGCTGCTGCCGAAAGACCCCAACGACGATCGCAATATCTTCCTCGAAATCCGCGCCGGCACGGGCGGCGACGAGTCTGCGCTGTTCGCGGGTGATCTGCTGCGGATGTATCTGCGCTTCGCCGAACGCAACCGTTGGCAGGTCGAAATGATGTCGGCCAGCGAATCGGATCTGGGCGGCTACAAGGAAGTGATCGTGCGGATCGCCGGGGAAGCGGCGTATTCGAAGCTCAAGTTCGAGTCTGGCGGCCATCGCGTGCAGCGCGTGCCGGCGACTGAAACCCAAGGGCGAATCCACACTTCGGCATGTACGGTCGCGGTGATGCCGGAAGCGGATGAGATCGGCGAAGTGGAGATCAATCCAGCCGATCTGCGTATCGATACGTTCCGCGCGTCGGGTGCCGGCGGTCAGCACATCAACAAGACCGATTCGGCCGTGCGGGTGACCCACCTGCCGACCGGCATCGTCGTGGAGTGCCAGGACGATCGCTCGCAGCACAAGAACAAGGATCGCGCGCTGAAGGTGCTTGCCGCTCGTATCAAGGACAAGCAGTATCACGAGCAGCACGCCAAGGAAGCCGCGACCCGCAAGAGTCTGATCGGCTCGGGCGACCGCTCGGAGCGCATCCGTACCTACAACTTCCCCCAGGGGCGTCTCACCGATCACCGTATCAACCTGACACTGTACCGCCTCGAGTCGATCATGGACGGCGATCTCGACGAACTGATCGCCGCGCTGGTCAGCGAGCATCAGGCTGAGTTGCTGGCGTCGCTCGGCGATGCGGACTAAGCGCATTGGCTGGAGGCGAAACCACCGCCATGCCCATGAATAACGTCGCCGGCCTGCTGCGCACCTCGGCCCTGCCGCCGCTCGAAGCGCGGATCCTGCTCGGGCACGCGCTCGGCTGGCGCCGCACCGAGTTGATCATGCGCAGCGACGAGCCGCTCGACGCCGAACCCGTGGCGCGTTTTCAGGCACTAGAGGCACGGCGTGTCGCCGGTGAACCGGTGGCGCAACTGATCGGCGCGCGCGAATTCTTCGGGCTCGATTTCGAAGTGACGCCGGATGTGCTGATCCCGCGGCCGGAAACCGAATTGCTGGTCGAAACCGCGCTGGCGGCGCTGGACGGGATCGCGCGGCCGCGTGTGCTCGATCTCGGCACGGGCACCGGCGCGATCGCAGTCGCCATCGCCTCGGTCAGGCCCGATGCGCAGGTCTGGGCCGTCGACCGTTCAGGTGAAGCGTTGGTCGTCGCCGCTCGCAATGCCGCCCGGCTGCTGGACGCGGCGCGCCCCGGCGGCCCTGTGCAGCTAGTGCGCAGCGACTGGTACGGCGCGCTCGAGCGCGCGCTGCGCTTTGACGTGATCGTTAGTAATCCACCGTATATTGCCAGCGGCGACCCGCATCTGACGGAAGGCGACTTGCGCTTCGAACCGCGCGGTGCCTTGACCGATGAGGCGGACGGCCTCAGCGCGATCCGCGCCATCATCGCCGGCGCGCCCACTCGCTTCGACGAACAACGCGGCGGGGTGCTTTGGCTCGAACACGGCTACGATCAGGCCGCAGCCGTGCGCATGCTGCTGGTTCAAGCCGGTTTCGCAGCCGTGCGCTCGGAATGCGATCTTGCCGGGATCGAACGCATCAGCGGCGGCGAGTGGCAAGCGGGCGTATAAACGAAGATCGCGCGAGATCCGCGCCGACACCGCCGTCAGCCCGTCGCAACGAAATCCGCTATCATTTCAATCTATCTCCACCACATTCCGGAACCGCAAGGTCAGCCATGGATACGCAACAACGCATCAAGCAAATCGTCGACGACAACGCCGTCGTGCTCTTCATGAAGGGCACCGCGCAGTTTCCGATGTGCGGCTTTTCGGGCCGCGCCATCCAGATCCTGAAGGCCTGCGGCGTCGACGCGCCCAAGACCGTCAACGTCCTCGAGGACGACGAAGTGCGCCAGGGCATCAAGGAATTCTCCAACTGGCCGACCATTCCCCAGCTCTACGTGAAGGGCGAGTTCATCGGCGGCTCGGACATCATGATGGAGATGTATCAGAACGGCGAACTGCAGCAGCTGTTTGCTGCAGCCTGATCGTCGCCTGCCGTTTCAGAAGCTGAACCTCAGGTGCCGCCAGCCATGGAAACACGCGCTGCGGCGCCTCGCCGGCTGATCGTCGCGATCACCGGCGCGACCGGCGCCGTCTACGGCATCCGGTTGCTTGAAACGCTGCGCAGGTTGGGCGGCGTGGAATCCCATCTGCTGATTTCCAGCGCCGGCTGGCTTAATATCCAGCACGAACTCCAGTTAAGCAAAGAAGACGTGCATCCGCTGGCGGATGTCGTCCATTCGGTGCGCGATGTGGGTGCGAGCATTGCATCCGGCTCGTTCTCGACCGACGGCATGATCGTTGCGCCCTGCTCCATGAAGACGCTGGCAAGCATCGCCCACGGTCTCTCGGACAACCTGATCACCCGCGCCGCCGACGTTACGCTCAAGGAACGACGCCGCCTCGTGCTGATGGTGCGCGAAACGCCGCTAAACCTCGCGCATCTGCGCAATATGACCGCCGTCACCGAAATGGGCGGCGTGATCTTTCCGCCGCTGCCGGCCTTCTATAACCAGCCTGCTTCGATCGACGAGATGGTCGATCACACGGTAGCGCGCGTGCTGGATCTTTTTGCGCTGGGGCCATCGCTCTCACCCGCTTGGGCGGGGCTGCGCAACTCGCCGGCGAAATAGTTCACCTGCGGTGCGGCTTGCGGGAAGCACGCCGATTGACAACCCGCGCGACGCAATCAAATCCGGATTGACCCGTTTATCAAACGGGAGTGCGGCCTTATATTGGTAGCAACCCAACTTACGAGCCGCAGTTGCTGCGGACTTCGCTGCCATGAACCGTATGCCGTCGCTTTTCCTGTCCCACGGCGCGCCAACGTTGCCGATCGACCCTTCGATGCCGTCTGCCGAGTTCGGCACGCTGTCGGCCCAGTTGCCTCGTCCGGAGGCCATCCTGATGCTGTCGGCCCACTGGGGCACCGCTCAACCGCTGGCGAGCACCGCTGAGCATCCAGAGACAATCCACGATTTCTACGGCTTTCCGCGTCAGTTATACGAGATCCAGTACCCCGCGCCGGGCGCGCCGGATATCGCACGACGCGCCGCCGCGCTGCTCAATGAACACGGCCTGCTCGCCGATACGCAGCTGCACGGCCTCGATCACGGTGCCTGGGTACCGATGCTGCTGATGTTTCCGAACGCCGACGTCCCGGTGGCGCAGTTGTCGATCCAGCCGCACATGGACGCCACCCACCACTTCCGACTCGGCCGCGCGCTGCGGGCGCTGAGGGACGAGGGCGTGATGGTGACCGGCTCCGGCCAGATCACGCACAATCTGCGCGCCGCCGATTTCTCCGCGCGCCCGGAAGACGCTGATCCGCGCGTGACCGAATTCACCGACTGGTTCGAAACGAAGCTGGCCGGGCACGATATCGACGCGCTGCTCGACTATCGCCGCCAGGCACCGCACGCCGCGTACATGCACCCAACCGACGAGCACCTGTTGCCGGTATTCGCTGCGCTCGGCGCGGCAGACGACGACTACACGCTCGCCATCCAGTCGCTCGGGACGTTCCAGAAGTCGCTGGCGATGACGAACTACGTGTTCGGCACGGCGTAAGCGTCAATGCGGCACGGCGTAAGCGTCGATGCGCCGCGCCGGCCACGCCGAATAGTAAAAGCCCGTCAGAGGAGACTCAGCTATCCGGACTACAACGGTGTCGGGCTTTTGGGCTAATTAGCGCTGAGACCCGCGTCCTAGAGGGATTGCGGGTCTTTTTCTTGTCGGCAATATCGGGCTGGGCGACCGCCGTTCGACGCAAATTGCCTCGCAATCAATGGCTTGCTGTGCATCAGATCCAAGACAATTGCTTCCTTAAAATGAAGCAATTATGAGAAATTTGATGCCATATAGTGAAGCGTATCGGCACCCCGTGCTTTCGCATGGCCAAGGCCCGTATAGGCTTTCAATGCGCCTAAAAAAGCGAGCCTCCGAAGAGGCTCGCAGTAATCGCCAACCAAGCCTGCCCGTTCGCCAACACCTCTGTGGTACGGGCAGGAAACTCAGGCGACTTTTTTGTCCCGAAACCCCGGAGCCAGCAATACAGCCGCGGCATCCGGGCCAGGATCAGGCAGCGCGGACGATCAATGCGCGCCCATCCCTTCGAGCACTTCGTCGTGGACGTCGCGCTCATCAAGGTAGTCGGTGCGATAACCGGTGTGCACGCCCCAGTAATAGAAAATCAGCGCGAAAACGATCACCGTCAGCATGTCCCAGCCATACGGCAGAACGTCGTGACCGCCAAACTGCTTGCTGCCGATCAGCGAAAGCACCGCCATCACCGGCAGGTACGCCACCAGCCACCATGCCGCCTTCAGATCGCGCTCGTAGCCGCTGAAGCCTGACTTCGCCTGGAAGTAGAAGTACACCGGCAGAGCGACGATCATCAGCAGGATGATTTCGCCGGTCAGCGGCCACTTCGCCCAGTACAGCACCAGCGATGCGCAAACGAACGCAAACGGCGCAATGATCTTCATGCCCGGGATATGCAGCGGACGATCCAGATCCGTCGCCGCGCGGCGCAGTGCCATCAGACTGATCGGGCCCGTCAGGTACGAAATCACGGTCGCAACCGAAATCACTGCCGCGAGCGAA
It encodes:
- a CDS encoding DODA-type extradiol aromatic ring-opening family dioxygenase, with translation MNRMPSLFLSHGAPTLPIDPSMPSAEFGTLSAQLPRPEAILMLSAHWGTAQPLASTAEHPETIHDFYGFPRQLYEIQYPAPGAPDIARRAAALLNEHGLLADTQLHGLDHGAWVPMLLMFPNADVPVAQLSIQPHMDATHHFRLGRALRALRDEGVMVTGSGQITHNLRAADFSARPEDADPRVTEFTDWFETKLAGHDIDALLDYRRQAPHAAYMHPTDEHLLPVFAALGAADDDYTLAIQSLGTFQKSLAMTNYVFGTA
- a CDS encoding response regulator transcription factor; its protein translation is MRIALIEPDPRHAELVDRLIFAGGHGCQHFIASEPFLVHAASQFFDLLLTDSWAGDRSAEDVIPRARSVLPGLPVIMLMSAPRESEIVAALHAGADDCLVKPVRGPEMLARVEALLRRAGLRRPPNRRLDVFGGYAFDAAHFTVTFLEQTVALTPKEFRFALLLFINVSRPVSRVHILETVWGRRRDVRSRTLDTHASRVRTKLQLRPEHGYLLTPLYGYGYQLDAVPPERAVGA
- the prfA gene encoding peptide chain release factor 1 codes for the protein MKTSMQSKLDQLTTRLAELNDLLSREDVTSNLDQYRKLTREHAELGPVVEHYALWRQASNDAITAQELLADAGMRDFAEEEIRAARERMEQLGAELQKMLLPKDPNDDRNIFLEIRAGTGGDESALFAGDLLRMYLRFAERNRWQVEMMSASESDLGGYKEVIVRIAGEAAYSKLKFESGGHRVQRVPATETQGRIHTSACTVAVMPEADEIGEVEINPADLRIDTFRASGAGGQHINKTDSAVRVTHLPTGIVVECQDDRSQHKNKDRALKVLAARIKDKQYHEQHAKEAATRKSLIGSGDRSERIRTYNFPQGRLTDHRINLTLYRLESIMDGDLDELIAALVSEHQAELLASLGDAD
- a CDS encoding UbiX family flavin prenyltransferase; the encoded protein is METRAAAPRRLIVAITGATGAVYGIRLLETLRRLGGVESHLLISSAGWLNIQHELQLSKEDVHPLADVVHSVRDVGASIASGSFSTDGMIVAPCSMKTLASIAHGLSDNLITRAADVTLKERRRLVLMVRETPLNLAHLRNMTAVTEMGGVIFPPLPAFYNQPASIDEMVDHTVARVLDLFALGPSLSPAWAGLRNSPAK
- the prmC gene encoding peptide chain release factor N(5)-glutamine methyltransferase, with the translated sequence MPMNNVAGLLRTSALPPLEARILLGHALGWRRTELIMRSDEPLDAEPVARFQALEARRVAGEPVAQLIGAREFFGLDFEVTPDVLIPRPETELLVETALAALDGIARPRVLDLGTGTGAIAVAIASVRPDAQVWAVDRSGEALVVAARNAARLLDAARPGGPVQLVRSDWYGALERALRFDVIVSNPPYIASGDPHLTEGDLRFEPRGALTDEADGLSAIRAIIAGAPTRFDEQRGGVLWLEHGYDQAAAVRMLLVQAGFAAVRSECDLAGIERISGGEWQAGV
- the grxD gene encoding Grx4 family monothiol glutaredoxin is translated as MDTQQRIKQIVDDNAVVLFMKGTAQFPMCGFSGRAIQILKACGVDAPKTVNVLEDDEVRQGIKEFSNWPTIPQLYVKGEFIGGSDIMMEMYQNGELQQLFAAA
- the hemA gene encoding glutamyl-tRNA reductase; this translates as MQLLTIGINHHTAPVALRERVAFPLEQIKPALATFKDIWLGPAARSAPEAAILSTCNRTELYCATDDHAVREAAIQWFSQYHKLPVSELAPHVYALPQSEAVRHAFRVASGLDSMVLGETQIVGQMKDAVRTASEAGALGTYLNQLFQRTFAVAKEVRSTTEIGAQSVSMAAAAVRLAQRIFDKVSNQRVLFIGAGEMIELCATHFAAQQPRELVVANRTAERGTRLAERFNGRAIPLSELPTRMHEFDIIVSCTASTLPIIGLGAVERAVKARRHRPIFMVDLAVPRDIEPEVGKLQDVFLYTVDDLGAIVREGNASRQAAVAQAEAIIETRVQNFMQWLDARSIVPVIRHMHTQADLLRRAEVERAQKALARGEDPAAVIEALSQALTNKLIHGPTHALNRASSENRDKLIELMGGFYKHSGSSER